A window of Diadema setosum chromosome 2, eeDiaSeto1, whole genome shotgun sequence contains these coding sequences:
- the LOC140245535 gene encoding uncharacterized protein: MSRRQPKQTPGVRGTVIELTRSAAVIGLEGYNYHGESAWMNCSVMRRGMDAKVEDLTNFMRIGDRVIMVIEKMSDVPARYQRGTSKWNVFDARRDITTPRPAAFPSPASYMVMATNQLYVYQSLGRVQTAELLVSIRQILSVWNVVDLVTFINLWRLKSTGFSADENSLRGFVNDCLTGVYCEFSGGKLQLYQGFDEEEIRIEMKWRFATCREQQPRKRGIIDSIVGALVVESPAVTNAILDSLLKKAASNQKVVVGVDCEGVHLGRYGSLTLLQLATMDGHVYIFDIQKNPDLLRSGQLRQLLEDPKIIKVIHDCRNDTAALKAKFNIQLAGVFDTSVAYSTIMEQCNKIGKPYRIGQKALCSALGEDTTFKDDAIFERMTSDKQLWARRPLTVDMKNYAAADPVSLVPHVYQALDGMISPFWRDYFDAKCKDALKEL; encoded by the exons ATGTCCAGACGGCAACCCAAACAGACGCCCGGCGTCCGCGGCACTGTAATAGAATTGACGAGGAGTGCCGCGGTAATCGGCCTAGAGGGATACAACTATCACGGGGAGAGCGCCTGGATGAACTGTTCGGTCATGCGCAGAGGAATGGATGCCAAAGTTGAAGATCTGACCAACTTTATGCGTATAG GGGACAGGGTGATCATGGTAATCGAGAAGATGTCAGATGTGCCCGCGCGATATCAGAGAGGAACTAGTAAGTGGAACGTCTTTGACGCACGACGTGACATCACAACCCCACGTCCTGCTGCCTTCCCTTCACCAGCTAGCTACATGGTCATGGCGACTAATCAGCTTTACGTTTACCAGAGCCTTGGTAGAGTGCAGACGGCAGAACTCCTCGTCTCCATCCGCCAGATACTGTCCGTGTGGAACGTGGTCGATCTCGTGACATTCATCAATCTATGGCGCCTCAAATCAACTGGCTTCTCCGCAGACGAGAATTCTCTTCGAGGATTCGTCAATGATTGCCTAACTGGAGTTTACTGTGAGTTCTCTGGCGGGAAACTGCAGTTATATCAGGGCTTCGATGAAGAGGAAATTAGAATCGAAATGAAGTGGAGATTTGCTACCTGTAGGGAGCAGCAGCCACGAAAGCGCGGGATAATCGACAGCATTGTGGGCGCGCTTGTGGTAGAATCTCCAGCAGTCACGAACGCCATTTTGGATTCTTTGCTGAAGAAAGCTGCATCCAATCAGAAGGTTGTTGTTGGAGTGGATTGCGAGGGAGTTCATCTCG GTCGTTACGGTTCCCTCACACTTCTCCAGCTGGCAACCATGGATGGTCACGTGTACATCTTTGACATCCAAAAAAATCCCGATCTTCTCAGATCAGGACAACTGAGACAGCTGCTAGAAGATCCCAAGATCATCAAG GTTATTCACGACTGTCGCAACGACACGGCTGCTCTCAAAGCTAAATTCAACATCCAGCTTGCCGGAGTTTTCGACACATCG GTTGCCTACTCGACGATCATGGAGCAGTGTAATAAGATTGGGAAACCCTATCGTATTGGACAAAAGGCGTTGTGTAGTGCCCTCGGGGAGGACACAACCTTCAAAGATGATGCCATCTTTGAGAGGATGACGAGCGACAAACAGCTTTGGGCACGGCGCCCTCTGACGGTTGACATGAAAAATTATGCGGCCGCTGATCCAGTCAGTCTTGTACCTCACGTGTATCAGGCCCTGGATGG AATGATCAGTCCGTTTTGGCGGGATTACTTCGACGCCAAGTGCAAGGACGCCCTCAAGGAGCTGTAA